The proteins below are encoded in one region of Antennarius striatus isolate MH-2024 chromosome 7, ASM4005453v1, whole genome shotgun sequence:
- the creb3l3a gene encoding cyclic AMP-responsive element-binding protein 3-like protein 3-A isoform X2, with protein MEHYQDQMLPSAQQTENDFLNALLTGSDSVSGSPLWSPSPSDSGISEDPPSDQMDSPHRPESPLVDTQYFPIRPQTKSSLETNVSVDLYGWDPTSPMGRTEITQYPSDVHRDQLPSGFSLTVKDLLLSGTPEHSQPPTQQLSIQELILNEDEKKLLAKEGVTLPNQLPLTKYEERILKKVRRKIRNKQSAQESRKKKKEYIDGLESRMAACNAHNQELQMKVSQLEKCNISLMDQLRRLQALVMNTSNKPAQTGTCIMVLLLSFSLILFPSLKPFSDPKVSLEDYSPVRIQSRSLQNLQASRVHHVSDPPFSPEESEPLHRHFPKDQEFEDVSKIMGNLGVSQHRNTLEPMSMNSSQEETMDHFHINPISGHITTLTWDPYRSAKLRPHADDM; from the exons ATGCTGCCATCAGCccaacagacagaaaatgactTCCTCAATGCCCTCTTGACTGGAAGTGATTCTGTGTCAGGCTCACCTCTCTGGTCCCCTTCTCCCAGTGACAGTGGAATAAGTGAAGACCCTCCATCAGACCAGATGGACAGCCCACATCGTCCGGAGAGTCCTCTGGTGGATACTCAGTATTTCCCTATAAGGCCGCAAACTAAGTCTTCCCTGGAGACCAACGTCTCTGTTGACCTCT ATGGCTGGGACCCCACTTCCCCAATGGGCAGGACAGAGATTACACAATATCCCTCTGATGTTCATAGAGACCAGCTGCCCTCTGGTTTCTCGCTAACTGTCAAGGATCTGCTACTCTCTGGTACACCAGAGCAT TCCCAACCACCCACACAGCAGCTGTCCATTCAAGAGCTTATTCTCAATGAAGATGAGAAGAAGCTTTTAGCAAAGGAAGGAGTGACTCTACCCAACCAACTACCCCTTACCAAG TATGAAGAAAGGATTCTAAAGAAGGTTCGCAGAAAGATTCGTAATAAGCAGTCTGCCCAggagagcaggaagaagaagaaggaataTATTGATGGGCTGGAAAGCAG GATGGCTGCCTGCAATGCACACAACCAGGAGCTGCAAATGAAAGTCTCACAGCTGGAGAAATGCAACAT ATCACTAATGGATCAGTTGCGCAGGCTGCAGGCTCTGGTCATGAATACATCTAACAAGCCAGCCCAGACTGGGACGTGCATAATG GTGCTCTTGCTGTCCTTCTCCCTGATCCTGTTCCCCAGCCTCAAGCCCTTCTCTGACCCCAAGGTCAGCCTAGAGGACTACAGTCCAGTCAGAA TCCAGTCACGGTCCCTGCAGAACCTTCAGGCTTCCCGTGTGCACCATGTCAGCGATCCACCATTCTCTCCGGAGGAATCTGAGCCTCTCCACCGGCATTTCCCAAAAGACCAGGAATTCGAGGATGTTAGCAAAATTATGGGAAACCTGGGAGTGAGTCAACATCGGAACACTTTGGAGCCTATGTCTATGAACAGCAGTCAGGAAGAAACGATGGATCATTTCCATATAAACCCAATCAGTGGGCACATCACCACTTTGACCTGGGATCCCTACCGATCTGCCAAACTGCGACCACATGCTGATGACATgtaa
- the creb3l3a gene encoding cyclic AMP-responsive element-binding protein 3-like protein 3-A isoform X1 — protein sequence MEHYQDQACDGIELLDWLFDRNEGTDKLEWLLVQNNCNFSHGETGHHSNHQTWPIQGSNMLPSAQQTENDFLNALLTGSDSVSGSPLWSPSPSDSGISEDPPSDQMDSPHRPESPLVDTQYFPIRPQTKSSLETNVSVDLYGWDPTSPMGRTEITQYPSDVHRDQLPSGFSLTVKDLLLSGTPEHSQPPTQQLSIQELILNEDEKKLLAKEGVTLPNQLPLTKYEERILKKVRRKIRNKQSAQESRKKKKEYIDGLESRMAACNAHNQELQMKVSQLEKCNISLMDQLRRLQALVMNTSNKPAQTGTCIMVLLLSFSLILFPSLKPFSDPKVSLEDYSPVRIQSRSLQNLQASRVHHVSDPPFSPEESEPLHRHFPKDQEFEDVSKIMGNLGVSQHRNTLEPMSMNSSQEETMDHFHINPISGHITTLTWDPYRSAKLRPHADDM from the exons TGTGATGGCATCGAGCtgcttgattggttgtttgacaGAAATGAAGGAACTGATAAGCTCGAATGGCTGTTAGTTCAAAACAATTGCAATTTTAGTCATGGGGAAACAGGACACCATAGCAACCATCAGACCTGGCCAATCCAGGGCTCAAAT ATGCTGCCATCAGCccaacagacagaaaatgactTCCTCAATGCCCTCTTGACTGGAAGTGATTCTGTGTCAGGCTCACCTCTCTGGTCCCCTTCTCCCAGTGACAGTGGAATAAGTGAAGACCCTCCATCAGACCAGATGGACAGCCCACATCGTCCGGAGAGTCCTCTGGTGGATACTCAGTATTTCCCTATAAGGCCGCAAACTAAGTCTTCCCTGGAGACCAACGTCTCTGTTGACCTCT ATGGCTGGGACCCCACTTCCCCAATGGGCAGGACAGAGATTACACAATATCCCTCTGATGTTCATAGAGACCAGCTGCCCTCTGGTTTCTCGCTAACTGTCAAGGATCTGCTACTCTCTGGTACACCAGAGCAT TCCCAACCACCCACACAGCAGCTGTCCATTCAAGAGCTTATTCTCAATGAAGATGAGAAGAAGCTTTTAGCAAAGGAAGGAGTGACTCTACCCAACCAACTACCCCTTACCAAG TATGAAGAAAGGATTCTAAAGAAGGTTCGCAGAAAGATTCGTAATAAGCAGTCTGCCCAggagagcaggaagaagaagaaggaataTATTGATGGGCTGGAAAGCAG GATGGCTGCCTGCAATGCACACAACCAGGAGCTGCAAATGAAAGTCTCACAGCTGGAGAAATGCAACAT ATCACTAATGGATCAGTTGCGCAGGCTGCAGGCTCTGGTCATGAATACATCTAACAAGCCAGCCCAGACTGGGACGTGCATAATG GTGCTCTTGCTGTCCTTCTCCCTGATCCTGTTCCCCAGCCTCAAGCCCTTCTCTGACCCCAAGGTCAGCCTAGAGGACTACAGTCCAGTCAGAA TCCAGTCACGGTCCCTGCAGAACCTTCAGGCTTCCCGTGTGCACCATGTCAGCGATCCACCATTCTCTCCGGAGGAATCTGAGCCTCTCCACCGGCATTTCCCAAAAGACCAGGAATTCGAGGATGTTAGCAAAATTATGGGAAACCTGGGAGTGAGTCAACATCGGAACACTTTGGAGCCTATGTCTATGAACAGCAGTCAGGAAGAAACGATGGATCATTTCCATATAAACCCAATCAGTGGGCACATCACCACTTTGACCTGGGATCCCTACCGATCTGCCAAACTGCGACCACATGCTGATGACATgtaa